From Chryseotalea sp. WA131a:
CGAAACACCAATGCACAAACCTAGGTAGTTCCCCAAATAATGCACACGGCACCGAGTGCGAGGTAAGCGAATAAGCCTTTGTTTTCTTTCAGTTATGTATTTTACTACTAATGATTATGGCTTGCTGCTATTTTCTTGAACTCGTCTAGGCTCACCTTCTTTTCATTGATGGTAATGGCTTCCTTTACCACTTTCATTATTTTTTCGTGGCGCAATTGATTGTAGATGCGCATAAAATTTTCGCCTTTGCCATCTTGGCCAGATAGGAAGTTGTTGGCAATGTCATCCAGTTTGCTACCCAACTGGGCTGCAATGGACTCCCCCCCAAATTGTTCGATGATTTGTTTCTTGGCCTTCTCACGCACTTCATCCCCTTCTACGGTGATGCTCTTTTCTTCCGTGATTTGGTTTTTTATCAAATCCCACTTGAGTGATTCTTTGTATTGGCTGAATTCTTTCTCCAATACCTCGTCCGTTACTTTACCAGCGCTTGTATTTTTTAGCCATGTCTTTAAGAAATTTTCAGGCATGCTGATTTTGGTATTGTCAACAAAATAATGTTGAATCTCATGGTCGAGCAGGTGTTCTGTTTCGCGCTTGTAGTTTTCGGTTATGGTCTCTCTAATTTTGCTCAAAAACTCCTCTTCCGTTTTTACTACTTCGGATCCAAATACTTTGTCGAACAATTCTTGGTTCAGTTCAGCAGTTTCCACACGGCTCACAGAGGTTACTGTAAACACATAGGTGCCTTTTGCTTGCTTCGCTTCTTCTTCTGAGAGGTTGAGTGCACGGGCACGTTCCGCTTCATCGGCCAATGCCTTTTCCACTTCAAATTCTACCACCTCCTCTTTCTTCAAGCCTATAAATTTCTTTTGCTCTTTCTTTTCAATTTTTTCAATCGATATATAAGAGCCCTTTTTCTCCTCACTTCCTTTCACCGAAATTTCACCAAACAAATTGTCTTGTGCTTCGCTTACTTCCGGATACGAAACTTTACCATAGCGTCTTTTGATATCGGTAAGTGTTTCGTCAATCACTTTTTGGTCGATTTCAATAGGATGAGAAGTTACCTTTACTTTTGTAGAGAGGTCTACTTTAAAATCTTCCACCATTCCGATTTGAAATTCAAACTCAAAATCTTTTTGATTGTCCCAATCGATGGTGCGTGCTTTTTCTTCATTGGGGATGGGGTCGCCCAACACTTTTAGTTTATTGTTTTTGATGTAGTCCGAAATGGAATGTGAAATCAAGTGATTCACTTCTTCCACCAATATCGACTTGCCAAACATTTTTTTGATAACCCCAGCCGGCACTTTTCCTTGGCGAAAGCCTTTGATGCTCGCTTTGCGCGAATAGTCTTTCACTTTCTCTTCTACCTTGGGCAGATAGTCGGTTTCAGTAAGTACAATACTTAAAGAGCCTTCCGTGCTGTTCTGTTTGTTAAGTGTAATGTTCAAGGGAATAAAATTTTAGTGATTCAAAAGATTTAAGATTAACTAAATAGGCAGTTAGCAAATTGCAATTGGCAATCTTGCCCCTTGCGTACTGCCAACTGCCTACTTTTTTGTGCGCATGGAGGGACTCGAACCCCCACGCCTTGCGGCACCAGATCCTAAGTCTGGCACGGCTACCAATTACGCCACATGCGCCTAATTACCTAAAAAAGCCTTTTTTGTAAAAAGGGAGCGCAAATTTAGATATTATTCAGTATTATTAAAGTCCAAAACAAAAATTGAAAAGATTTTGATCGCGGATTTCTTGCAAAAAGTGGGGTTGGGCGACAAAAAATATGATTCTATACAAAAATGGTAATTGACGAAGTAGAAGAGAAGAAGGAGATTATTGCCCGATACCGCAGATTGTTGCGCCTGGCAAAGCCTATTTTAAAAGATGGCGATGCTAAGTTGATTAAGCGCGCCTTTACCATTTCAATGGAGGCGCACAAAAACATGCGCAGAAAATCGGGGGAACCGTATATTTTTCA
This genomic window contains:
- a CDS encoding trigger factor; amino-acid sequence: MPLNITLNKQNSTEGSLSIVLTETDYLPKVEEKVKDYSRKASIKGFRQGKVPAGVIKKMFGKSILVEEVNHLISHSISDYIKNNKLKVLGDPIPNEEKARTIDWDNQKDFEFEFQIGMVEDFKVDLSTKVKVTSHPIEIDQKVIDETLTDIKRRYGKVSYPEVSEAQDNLFGEISVKGSEEKKGSYISIEKIEKKEQKKFIGLKKEEVVEFEVEKALADEAERARALNLSEEEAKQAKGTYVFTVTSVSRVETAELNQELFDKVFGSEVVKTEEEFLSKIRETITENYKRETEHLLDHEIQHYFVDNTKISMPENFLKTWLKNTSAGKVTDEVLEKEFSQYKESLKWDLIKNQITEEKSITVEGDEVREKAKKQIIEQFGGESIAAQLGSKLDDIANNFLSGQDGKGENFMRIYNQLRHEKIMKVVKEAITINEKKVSLDEFKKIAASHNH